GTGACCGTCGGCGATGCATTTGTGGTTGGCGAGCGCGTGGATGTGATCGGCATAAGCAAGGGTAAGGGCTTTGCCGGGGGCGTGAAGCGCTACCACTTCCACGGTATGAACGCCACCCACGGTACATCCGACCGCAACCGCGCACCCGGTTCGCGCGGCTCCGGTACCACGCCGGGCCGTGTGTACAAGGGTTCCCGCGGAGCTGGTCACATGGGCATGGATCGCGTGACAGCACAGAATATCAAGGTTGTGATGGTCGATCCGGAACGCAATTTGATCGCCATCAACGGCGCTGTGCCCGGCGGCAAGGGGAGCGTCGTGATGATCAAGGAATCGCGCAAACAGTAGCGCGGGCAGGATACCGGAGCGATATCATGAAAGTAGATGTTCTTGATTTGAAGGGCAAGAAGGTCCGCGAGATCGAGCTTCCCGCGAAACTTTTCGAAGCCCCAGTAAATATGGATTTGATGCATCAGGCGTATACGCGCCAGATGGCGAATGCGCGCCTTGGAACGCACGATACCAAGGTCCGCGGGGAAGTTCGCGGCGGCGGCCGCAAGCCCTGGAAGCAGAAGGGAACAGGCCGCGCCCGGCAGGGTTCGAGGCGCGCGGCGCAGTGGGTCGGCGGTGGCCGCATCCATACCCCTCATCCCCGAAGCTATGAATTACGGATGCCCAAGAAGATGCGTCAGGCGGCTCTCCGCTCTGCCCTCTCAGTAAAGGCTTCCGAAGCCTCCATTGTGGTCGTGGACGATCTCACCATTGCCGAACCTAAAACAAAGCAGGTTGCAGAGGCGCTTGGCAACCTTGTCGGCGTCTCCACGGCATTGGTGTTGATGCCCACCCGCGATCAGAATTATGACCTGATAATGCGGACCGCGAGCAACATCGAGAGCGCAAAAGTGCTTCTCGCAAGTTATTTGAATGTGCGCGACCTTCTTAATTTCGAAAAAGTCGTCCTGCCCGTCAAGACGATCGATGCGCTGGTTGCGCATCTTGGATAGGAGAGAGACATGACCGATCTTTATAGTGTCCTCGTCCGCCCGCTGGTGACCGAAAAATCAAATGTCCAATCGAGCAAGATGGGCCATTACGTCTTTGTTGTCCGCAACGATGCCACCCGCAGTGTGGTAAAGGATGCGGTCGAGACTCTCTTCGATGTCACCGTGGCGCGCGTGAATATCGTCAACGCCCCGGCGAAGCACGGCCGCCGAGGTCGTTCCCGCCGCATGGTGATCCGCCGCCCCGCTTTCAAGAAGGCGATAATCACCCTTGCCGAGGGGAGCAAACCCCTCGAGATCTTTGAAGGGGTGCAATAATGGCAGTCAAAAAATATAAACCGGTAACTCCCGGCATGCGCGACATGACGGGGCATACCTTTGAGGAAATTACAAAATCCACTCCGGAGCGCTCGCTGCTCGTCATCAAGAAACGCTCCGGCGGCCGTAATGCCTATGGACGTGTGACTGTCCGGCATCGCGGTGGAGGCGCCCGCCGCTATATCCGTGTCGTGGATTTCAAACGCGAGAAGCACGGCGTTCCTGCGAAGGTTGCAGCGATCGAATACGATCCCAATCGCACGGCACGCCTCGCCCTCCTTTATTACGTGGATGGTGATAAACGATACATCGTCTCGCCCCTGGACCTGAAAGTTGGCGACACGATCATGTCCGGACCCAACGCTGAAATTCGTTCCGGCAACTCGCTGCCGATCAGCAACATCCCGGTCGGTACAATGATCCATAACATCGAAATGAAACCCGGCAAAGGCGGACAACTTGTCCGTTCGGCGGGAGGCGCGGCGCAATTACTCGCAAAGGAAGGCGACTTCGCGCAGATCCGCATGCCTTCCGGCGAAGTCCGGCTCATTCATCAGGTTTGTTATGCCACGATCGGGCAGGTCGGAAATCTCGATCACAGCAATGTGAAGCTGGGCAAAGCAGGCCGCAAACGCCATCTCGGCATCCGCCCGACTGTTCGTGGAACCGCGATGAGCCCGCGCGACCATCCACACGGCGGTGGTGAGGGACGCCAGCCGGTCGGTCTCCCCGGTCCCAAATCACCGTGGGGTAAACCCACCCTTGGCAAGAAGACCCGCCTTAATAAGAAGACGGATCAGTACATCGTGCGTCGTCGCAGCAAGACGAATCGCTAGTTGATGAGGTAAGCAGATATGTCACGTTCATTGAAAAAGGGCCCATACGTTGAAGCGAAGCTGCTCAAGCGTATCGAGGCCATGAACCAGAAAAAAGAAAAGAAGGTGATTCGCACCTGGAGCCGCGCCTCGGTGATCTTCCCGCAGATGGTAGGACATACGATCGCGGTCCATGACGGACGCCGACATGTGCCGATCTACATTACGGAGAACATGGTCGGTCACCGTTTGGGTGAATTCGCCCCGACGCGCACATTCCGCGGGCATCAGACCGCCGAGAAAGCCGCTGCGACGGCATAAGGAGAAAGCCATGACGGATATTCAAGCACACGTTCGGTTTCTCCCGCAGTCCGCGCAGAAAGTCCGCGCTGTCATCGATCTGGTGCGTGGTAAAAGCGCCATCGAAGCGTTGGAGATTCTCAAATTTGTAAATAAACGCGCGGCGCATCCGGTGCATAAGCTGGTTGCTTCTGCAGTGGCGAATGCCGAGGAAAATTTCGGCGTCAGCCGCGACGATCTATTCGTCGCAAAGATTACCGCCGACGAAGCGCCGACCCGCAAGTGGAGACGATTTGGCGCACGCGGCCGGTTCAAACCGATATTGCGCCGTAATTCCCACGTGACGGTCGTTTTGCGCGAGCGCGGAGCATAGGAGACATTTATGGGTCGAAAAGTACATCCC
This portion of the Anaerolineales bacterium genome encodes:
- the rplC gene encoding 50S ribosomal protein L3; translated protein: MLKGLIGRKIGMSQIFDEQGVAYAVTIIEAGPCFVTQVRAPEKEGYSAVQLGFGETNPKRLTQGEAGHLKANEIPPLRFIREFRAKDHGLKVGDKVTVGDAFVVGERVDVIGISKGKGFAGGVKRYHFHGMNATHGTSDRNRAPGSRGSGTTPGRVYKGSRGAGHMGMDRVTAQNIKVVMVDPERNLIAINGAVPGGKGSVVMIKESRKQ
- the rplD gene encoding 50S ribosomal protein L4 is translated as MMKVDVLDLKGKKVREIELPAKLFEAPVNMDLMHQAYTRQMANARLGTHDTKVRGEVRGGGRKPWKQKGTGRARQGSRRAAQWVGGGRIHTPHPRSYELRMPKKMRQAALRSALSVKASEASIVVVDDLTIAEPKTKQVAEALGNLVGVSTALVLMPTRDQNYDLIMRTASNIESAKVLLASYLNVRDLLNFEKVVLPVKTIDALVAHLG
- the rplW gene encoding 50S ribosomal protein L23, with protein sequence MTDLYSVLVRPLVTEKSNVQSSKMGHYVFVVRNDATRSVVKDAVETLFDVTVARVNIVNAPAKHGRRGRSRRMVIRRPAFKKAIITLAEGSKPLEIFEGVQ
- the rplB gene encoding 50S ribosomal protein L2; translated protein: MAVKKYKPVTPGMRDMTGHTFEEITKSTPERSLLVIKKRSGGRNAYGRVTVRHRGGGARRYIRVVDFKREKHGVPAKVAAIEYDPNRTARLALLYYVDGDKRYIVSPLDLKVGDTIMSGPNAEIRSGNSLPISNIPVGTMIHNIEMKPGKGGQLVRSAGGAAQLLAKEGDFAQIRMPSGEVRLIHQVCYATIGQVGNLDHSNVKLGKAGRKRHLGIRPTVRGTAMSPRDHPHGGGEGRQPVGLPGPKSPWGKPTLGKKTRLNKKTDQYIVRRRSKTNR
- the rpsS gene encoding 30S ribosomal protein S19 → MSRSLKKGPYVEAKLLKRIEAMNQKKEKKVIRTWSRASVIFPQMVGHTIAVHDGRRHVPIYITENMVGHRLGEFAPTRTFRGHQTAEKAAATA
- the rplV gene encoding 50S ribosomal protein L22 translates to MTDIQAHVRFLPQSAQKVRAVIDLVRGKSAIEALEILKFVNKRAAHPVHKLVASAVANAEENFGVSRDDLFVAKITADEAPTRKWRRFGARGRFKPILRRNSHVTVVLRERGA